The following are encoded in a window of Narcine bancroftii isolate sNarBan1 chromosome 2, sNarBan1.hap1, whole genome shotgun sequence genomic DNA:
- the LOC138755473 gene encoding nucleophosmin-like encodes MEEYDLDNALESASLPSRTFLFGCELKAGAKEFKMDVTDDSAEHQLSLRTVCLGAGASDDLHLVEAEGLNFEGKNTKITLAALKLSVQPTVSLGGFEIEPPVTFRLKSGAGPVYISGQHLIADLESDEEDDSVLENAGAKQTVKRAAPEASKVMQKKMKMEVDDDEDEDEDEDDEDDDDFDEEDEEEEEEEEVALVTPPKKKTPLKGTPGLKGAGLKGASNQNGKTLKSTPAKQQSKTPESTKKPSSKPQTPKTPKTALSVEEIKTKLKTSMEKGAGLPRVEAKFSNYIKHGFRTEDPEIIKELWAWRQTVKEK; translated from the coding sequence ATGGAGGAGTACGATCTAGACAATGCCCTGGAAAGCGCGTCGCTGCCTTCGCGCACCTTCCTGTTTGGTTGCGAACTGAAGGCTGGTGCGAAGGAGTTTAAAATGGACGTTACGGACGATAGTGCCGAGCATCAGCTGTCGCTGAGGACGGTTTGTCTTGGTGCAGGTGCAAGTGATGATTTACACTTAGTAGAAGCAGAAGGTTTGAATTTTGAAGGCAAGAACACAAAGATCACATTAGCAGCTTTGAAGTTATCTGTGCAGCCTACGGTTAGTTTGGGAGGATTTGAAATTGAGCCACCTGTGACGTTCAGACTAAAATCTGGAGCTGGACCTGTGTATATTAGTGGACAGCATCTGATCGCTGATTTGGAATCAGACGAAGAGGATGACAGTGTGTTGGAGAATGCTGGAGCAAAGCAAACAGTCAAGCGAGCAGCTCCtgaggcatcaaaagttatgcagaaaaagatgaaaatggaggtggatgatgatgaagatgaagatgaggaTGAagacgatgaggatgatgatgactttgatgaggaagatgaggaggaggaggaggaggaagaggtagCATTGGTGACCCCTCCAAAAAAGAAAACCCCACTCAAGGGTACTCCTGGATTGAAGGGGGCAGGCCTGAAGGGAGCTTCCAACCAAAATGGCAAAACGCTTAAATCAACACCAGCTAAGCAGCAGTCAAAAACACCAGAATCTACCAAGAAACCCAGCAGTAAGCCTCAGACACCCAAAACTCCAAAAACAGCTTTGTCTGTTGAAGAAATAAAGACTAAATTGAAGACTTCaatggaaaaaggtgctggcctgCCCAGGGTGGAGGCAAAGTTCTCAAACTACATCAAACATGGTTTCAGAACAGAGGATCCAGAGATCATCAAGGAACTTTGGGCATGGAGACAGACTGTGAAGGAGAAATGA